The Roseovarius indicus genome has a segment encoding these proteins:
- a CDS encoding ABC transporter permease: protein MNLTAIRAIYVFEMARFFRTLLQSFISPVISTSLYFVVFGAAIGSRIDQVEGVSYGAFIVPGLIMLTVMTQGISNASFAIYFPKFIGTIFELLSAPVNFLEIVLGYVGAAATKALFIGIVILGTSAFFVDLDIQHPLAMVVFLLLTCISFALFGFIIGIWAGNFEQLQLIPLLVITPLVFLGGSFYSISMLPPVWQTITMFNPVVYLISGFRWSFFGQADVAIGFSLFAIGLFTTICLVIVWLIFKTGWRIRS, encoded by the coding sequence ATGAACCTGACAGCTATCCGTGCGATCTATGTTTTCGAAATGGCGCGGTTTTTCCGCACCCTGCTGCAAAGCTTCATCTCGCCGGTGATCTCGACCTCGCTCTATTTCGTCGTCTTCGGCGCGGCCATCGGCAGCCGCATCGACCAGGTCGAGGGCGTCAGCTATGGCGCCTTCATCGTGCCGGGGCTGATCATGCTGACGGTGATGACGCAAGGTATCTCGAACGCCTCCTTCGCCATCTACTTCCCGAAATTCATCGGCACGATCTTCGAGCTTCTCTCGGCGCCGGTGAACTTTCTCGAAATCGTGCTGGGCTATGTCGGCGCGGCGGCCACCAAGGCGCTGTTCATCGGCATCGTGATCCTCGGCACCTCGGCGTTCTTCGTCGATCTCGACATCCAGCACCCGCTGGCGATGGTGGTCTTCCTGCTGCTGACTTGCATATCCTTCGCCCTGTTCGGCTTCATCATCGGCATCTGGGCGGGGAATTTCGAACAGCTGCAGCTGATCCCGCTGCTGGTCATCACGCCGCTCGTGTTCCTCGGCGGGTCGTTCTACTCGATCTCGATGCTGCCGCCCGTCTGGCAGACGATCACCATGTTCAACCCGGTGGTCTACCTGATCTCGGGTTTCCGCTGGTCGTTCTTCGGGCAGGCCGACGTGGCGATCGGGTTCAGCCTCTTTGCCATCGGGCTCTTCACCACGATCTGCCTCGTGATCGTCTGGCTGATCTTCAAGACCGGCTGGCGTATCCGCTCGTGA